Proteins from a single region of Sphingomonas swuensis:
- a CDS encoding PhzF family phenazine biosynthesis protein: MILPFFQVDAFAPAPLSGNPAAVMPLEEWLPDATLQAIAAENNLSETAFIVPLDEEDADYHLRWFTPTVEVDLCGHATLATGHILLTGEQVRFRTRSGVLSVSRHDGLLWLDLPASRLREGSADQVLAALGTDGNVMLGEGANGAILVRLADEAAVRAICPDFARLRAIDALVMITAPGDQTDIASRVFASYHGIDEDPVTGSAHCALVPYWAKELDRTRFSAAQVGRRGGELQCQLAGDRVRLGGEARTVIEGSFQL; the protein is encoded by the coding sequence ATGATCCTTCCTTTCTTCCAGGTCGACGCCTTCGCGCCGGCCCCGCTAAGCGGAAATCCGGCCGCGGTCATGCCGCTGGAAGAATGGCTCCCTGACGCGACGCTTCAGGCGATCGCGGCCGAGAACAACCTCAGCGAGACCGCCTTCATCGTGCCGCTCGACGAGGAAGACGCCGACTATCACCTGCGCTGGTTCACCCCGACGGTCGAGGTCGACCTGTGCGGCCACGCCACGCTTGCGACCGGCCACATCCTGCTGACGGGAGAGCAGGTCCGCTTCCGCACCCGCTCAGGCGTGCTGTCGGTCTCCCGGCACGACGGGCTGCTGTGGCTCGACCTTCCGGCGAGCCGGCTTCGCGAAGGCAGCGCCGACCAGGTGCTCGCCGCGCTCGGCACGGATGGGAACGTCATGCTCGGCGAGGGTGCCAATGGCGCGATCCTGGTCCGGTTGGCCGACGAGGCAGCAGTGCGCGCAATATGCCCGGACTTCGCGCGCCTCCGCGCGATCGACGCGCTGGTGATGATCACCGCGCCGGGCGACCAGACCGACATCGCCAGTCGCGTCTTCGCCTCCTACCACGGGATCGACGAGGATCCGGTGACCGGATCGGCACATTGCGCGCTCGTGCCCTACTGGGCGAAGGAGCTCGACCGAACCCGCTTCAGCGCCGCGCAGGTCGGCCGCCGCGGCGGCGAATTGCAGTGCCAACTTGCCGGAGATAGGGTGCGCCTCGGCGGGGAGGCACGAACGGTGATCGAAGGCAGTTTCCAGCTTTGA
- a CDS encoding APC family permease: MSQAELPKRVGLGGAILISFNGAVGAAIFALPATLAGDVGAWAPWLFPLAGLVVLLIAIPFAKAAASMPGESGPVTYGSAFGRAAGFEVGWIYYVARVSAFAANVHVLVDYLLRWTEVEVSPLGRSGLILGAILLIGWANIVGMTRALRLLGGMTLLKSLPLLALALLALVTTPLPTLGLPPPLGAVEASMLLVFYAFVGFESSVAVSGETRDSSRSLPRALLLTVGGIVLLYLMVQLAFVAVDPAYPKGDKAPLLALGTALLGPLGALMVLLAAVASLAGNLHANMAATPRVSHALALRGDLPAWLAAVHPRFLSPHHSIFLLAALAAILALTGGFVWLAVVSTLARMVVYAVTIAAWLKLGRRSTGDVMLGAVGIALSALVASQAGSTAWVTLAVLALAGALLFAVARRSR, from the coding sequence TTGAGCCAAGCGGAGCTGCCGAAGCGGGTCGGCCTTGGCGGCGCCATCCTCATTTCCTTCAATGGCGCGGTCGGAGCGGCCATCTTCGCCCTGCCCGCGACGCTGGCCGGCGACGTCGGAGCCTGGGCGCCCTGGCTGTTCCCGCTCGCCGGGCTGGTCGTGCTGCTGATTGCCATCCCATTCGCGAAGGCGGCCGCAAGCATGCCGGGCGAAAGCGGGCCGGTCACCTACGGCTCCGCCTTCGGCCGCGCCGCCGGCTTTGAGGTCGGCTGGATCTACTATGTCGCGCGGGTGTCGGCCTTTGCCGCCAACGTCCATGTGCTGGTCGACTATCTCCTTCGCTGGACCGAAGTGGAGGTCTCCCCGCTCGGCCGCTCGGGCCTTATCCTCGGCGCGATCCTGCTGATCGGCTGGGCCAACATCGTCGGGATGACCCGCGCCCTCCGGCTGCTCGGCGGGATGACGTTGCTCAAGAGCCTGCCCTTGCTGGCACTTGCGCTGCTCGCGCTGGTCACGACTCCCCTCCCCACCCTGGGCCTGCCGCCGCCGCTCGGCGCGGTCGAAGCGAGCATGCTGCTGGTCTTCTACGCCTTCGTCGGATTCGAGAGCTCGGTCGCGGTATCGGGCGAGACTCGCGACTCCTCCCGCTCCCTGCCGCGCGCGCTGCTGCTGACGGTCGGCGGGATCGTCCTCCTCTACCTGATGGTGCAGCTGGCCTTCGTCGCGGTCGATCCCGCCTACCCGAAGGGCGACAAGGCACCGTTGCTGGCGCTCGGGACCGCGCTGCTCGGGCCGCTCGGCGCCCTGATGGTCCTCCTCGCGGCAGTGGCGAGTCTCGCCGGCAACCTCCATGCCAACATGGCCGCGACCCCGCGGGTCAGCCATGCGCTCGCGCTCCGCGGCGACCTTCCGGCATGGCTCGCGGCCGTTCATCCGCGCTTCCTCAGCCCGCACCACTCGATCTTCCTGCTCGCGGCGCTCGCCGCCATCCTCGCTCTGACGGGCGGCTTCGTCTGGCTGGCGGTGGTCAGCACGCTGGCGCGGATGGTCGTTTATGCGGTGACAATCGCGGCGTGGCTGAAGCTCGGACGGCGGTCGACCGGGGACGTGATGCTCGGAGCAGTCGGCATCGCGCTGTCGGCCCTCGTCGCGAGCCAGGCCGGATCGACGGCGTGGGTCACGCTGGCGGTCCTAGCGCTGGCCGGGGCCCTGCTCTTCGCCGTCGCGCGGCGGTCCCGCTAG
- a CDS encoding adenylosuccinate synthase, producing MGNVTVIGAQWGDEGKGKIVDWLASRADCVVRFQGGHNAGHTLVVGEQVYKLSLLPSGIVTGTLSIIGNGVVLDPWALRDEVERLRGQGVRVEPDVLRLAETCPLILPIHRDLDALREDASGAGKIGTTRRGIGPAYEDKVGRRAIRVCDLAHLDSLDPQLDRLCAHHDALRAGFGHPPVDRERLKRDLSEIADFVLQFARPVWLDLDEAKSRGRRILFEGAQGVLLDVDHGTYPFVTSSNTVAGTTGSGSGMGPGAAGFVLGIVKAYTTRVGSGPFPTELDDEVGQILGTRGREFGTVTGRQRRCGWFDAVLVRQAAAVSGVTGIALTKIDVLDGLETVKICVGYEIDGKRFDYLPPHAADQARVRPIYEEMPGWAESTAGARSWADLPAQAIKYIRRVEELIRCPVALVSTSPDRDDTILVRDPFAG from the coding sequence ATGGGCAACGTCACCGTCATCGGCGCGCAATGGGGCGATGAGGGCAAGGGCAAGATCGTCGACTGGCTCGCCAGCCGGGCCGACTGCGTGGTCCGCTTCCAGGGCGGCCACAACGCCGGCCACACGCTGGTCGTGGGCGAGCAGGTCTACAAGCTCAGCCTTCTTCCCAGCGGAATCGTCACCGGCACGCTGTCGATCATCGGCAACGGCGTGGTGCTCGATCCCTGGGCGCTTCGCGACGAGGTCGAGCGGCTCCGCGGCCAGGGCGTCCGGGTCGAGCCCGACGTCCTCCGCCTGGCCGAGACCTGCCCGCTGATCCTCCCCATCCACCGCGACCTCGACGCCCTGCGCGAGGATGCCTCGGGCGCCGGCAAGATCGGTACCACCCGCCGCGGCATCGGCCCGGCCTATGAGGACAAGGTAGGCCGCCGCGCGATCCGCGTCTGCGACCTCGCGCATCTCGACAGCCTCGATCCGCAGCTCGACCGCCTCTGCGCCCACCATGACGCGCTCCGCGCCGGCTTCGGCCATCCCCCGGTCGATCGCGAGCGGCTGAAGCGCGACCTTTCCGAGATCGCCGACTTCGTCCTCCAGTTTGCCCGCCCGGTCTGGCTCGACCTCGACGAGGCGAAGAGCCGCGGCCGCCGGATCCTGTTCGAGGGCGCGCAGGGCGTCCTGCTCGACGTCGATCACGGCACCTATCCGTTCGTCACCTCGTCCAACACCGTCGCCGGGACCACCGGAAGCGGCAGCGGCATGGGTCCGGGCGCGGCCGGCTTCGTCCTCGGCATCGTCAAGGCCTACACCACAAGGGTCGGCTCGGGCCCCTTCCCGACCGAGCTCGACGACGAGGTCGGCCAGATCCTCGGCACCCGCGGGCGCGAGTTCGGCACCGTCACCGGCCGCCAGCGCCGCTGTGGCTGGTTCGACGCGGTCCTCGTCCGCCAGGCGGCGGCGGTCAGCGGAGTCACGGGGATCGCCCTGACCAAGATCGACGTGCTTGACGGCCTCGAGACGGTGAAGATCTGCGTCGGTTACGAGATCGACGGCAAGCGCTTCGACTATCTCCCGCCGCACGCCGCCGACCAGGCCCGTGTCCGCCCGATCTACGAGGAGATGCCCGGCTGGGCCGAGAGCACCGCCGGCGCGCGCAGCTGGGCCGACCTCCCCGCCCAGGCGATCAAGTACATCCGCCGGGTCGAGGAGCTGATCCGCTGCCCGGTCGCGCTAGTCTCCACCAGCCCCGACCGCGACGACACCATCCTCGTCCGCGACCCCTTCGCGGGGTGA
- a CDS encoding J domain-containing protein, whose translation MDLYARLGVKRGATDAEIKKAYRSLAKQLHPDRNQDNPKAAERFAQVTAAYDLLSDADKRARYDRGELDEEGNPKMPFGGGYGGGGGRPGSGASGFEGFSQGGAAGGPDLSDLFEGLFGGAGGRRAQGSPFGGGAAGGGRSRAPSKGADVAYRLTVPFTDAATLAPQRVTLADGATIELKLPKGLEDGAKIRLAGRGEAGPGGKGDAIVTVAIDPHRFFTRDGQNVRLDLPLSLKEAVLGAKVKVPTPDGAVMLSVPKGTSSGKVLRIKGRGFSAKDGSRGDLLVTLMVEVPSGDAALERFVEGWDAGGNPRAGLGV comes from the coding sequence ATGGATCTATACGCACGGCTCGGGGTGAAGCGCGGGGCAACCGACGCCGAGATCAAGAAGGCCTATCGCAGCCTTGCCAAGCAGCTTCACCCCGATCGCAACCAGGACAACCCCAAGGCCGCCGAGCGCTTCGCGCAGGTGACCGCCGCCTATGACCTGCTGTCCGACGCGGACAAGCGCGCCCGCTACGACCGCGGCGAGCTGGACGAGGAGGGCAATCCCAAGATGCCGTTCGGCGGCGGCTATGGCGGTGGCGGCGGTCGGCCGGGCAGCGGAGCCAGCGGATTCGAGGGATTCAGCCAAGGCGGGGCGGCCGGTGGGCCGGACCTGTCTGACCTGTTCGAAGGGCTGTTCGGAGGCGCGGGCGGACGCCGCGCGCAGGGTTCGCCGTTCGGCGGCGGAGCGGCTGGTGGCGGCCGATCGCGGGCGCCGTCGAAGGGCGCGGATGTCGCCTACCGGCTGACCGTGCCCTTCACCGACGCCGCGACGCTCGCCCCGCAGCGGGTGACGCTGGCGGACGGCGCGACGATCGAGCTCAAGCTTCCCAAGGGCCTCGAGGACGGCGCCAAGATCCGGCTTGCTGGGCGGGGCGAGGCGGGGCCGGGCGGCAAGGGCGACGCGATCGTGACCGTCGCGATCGATCCCCACCGCTTCTTCACCCGCGACGGGCAGAACGTCCGGCTCGACCTGCCGCTCAGCCTTAAGGAGGCGGTGCTCGGCGCCAAGGTCAAGGTGCCCACCCCCGACGGAGCGGTGATGCTGAGCGTTCCCAAGGGGACGAGCTCGGGCAAGGTGCTGCGGATCAAGGGCCGCGGCTTCTCGGCCAAGGACGGGAGCCGGGGCGACCTGCTGGTGACGCTGATGGTCGAGGTCCCCAGCGGCGACGCGGCGCTCGAGCGGTTTGTCGAAGGATGGGACGCGGGTGGCAACCCGCGGGCGGGTCTCGGCGTCTAG
- the fabI gene encoding enoyl-ACP reductase FabI, whose protein sequence is MTGLMAGKRGLIMGLANDRSLAWGIAKQLAEQGAELAFSYQGEALEKRVRPLAESLGEPVLLDCDVGDMDALDRTFATLEERWGGLDFLVHAIGFSDKNELRGRFVDTSLDNFLLTMNISVYSFVAVSQRAARLMKPGGSLLTLTYYGAEKVIPHYNVMGVAKAALETATKYLAADLGKDGIRVNAISAGPIKTLAASGIGDFRYILKWNELNSPLRRNVTIEDVGGAGLYLLSDLASGVTGEIHHVDSGYNVVGMKAEDAPDIATV, encoded by the coding sequence ATGACGGGATTGATGGCAGGCAAGCGCGGACTGATCATGGGCCTCGCCAATGACCGGAGCCTCGCCTGGGGGATCGCCAAGCAGCTGGCCGAGCAGGGCGCCGAACTGGCCTTCTCCTACCAGGGCGAAGCGCTCGAGAAGCGGGTCCGCCCGCTCGCCGAGAGCCTCGGCGAACCGGTGCTGCTCGACTGCGACGTCGGCGACATGGACGCGCTCGACCGGACCTTCGCCACGCTCGAGGAGCGCTGGGGCGGGCTCGACTTCCTGGTCCACGCGATCGGCTTTTCCGACAAGAACGAGCTTCGCGGGCGGTTCGTCGACACCAGCCTCGACAACTTCCTGCTGACCATGAACATCTCGGTCTACAGCTTCGTCGCAGTGTCGCAGCGCGCGGCGCGGCTGATGAAGCCGGGCGGAAGCCTGCTGACGCTGACCTATTACGGCGCCGAGAAGGTCATCCCGCACTATAACGTGATGGGCGTCGCCAAGGCCGCGCTCGAGACCGCGACCAAATATCTCGCCGCCGACCTCGGCAAGGACGGGATCCGGGTCAATGCGATCAGCGCGGGGCCGATAAAGACGCTGGCGGCGAGCGGGATCGGCGACTTCCGCTACATCCTCAAGTGGAACGAGCTGAACAGCCCGCTCCGCCGCAACGTCACCATCGAGGACGTCGGCGGCGCCGGCCTCTACCTGCTGAGCGACCTCGCGAGCGGGGTTACGGGCGAGATCCACCATGTCGATTCGGGCTACAATGTCGTCGGCATGAAGGCCGAGGACGCACCGGACATCGCCACCGTCTGA
- a CDS encoding cation diffusion facilitator family transporter, giving the protein MRVVGPERTRLTQRAALASVGMATLLLTAKAWAAIATDSTAMLGSLADTALDLVASLVTLAGVRIAALPADHDHRFGHGKAEALVALGQVVLIAASALGIGWRAVDRLLNGAPTANAELGITVSVAAILATLLLLTYQKRVIARTGSIAIQTDNLHYKSDLLLNSAVIVALIVDQYLRVRGADAAFGIGIALFLLWGAWQAAGESVNQLMDAEWPLEKREAFLAACADYPELKGMHDVRTRTSGVHDFIQFHVWVPEEWSVRQAHDRLDRVEEDLQRRFPGTEIFLHLDPEGHTDREGMLPHEITERR; this is encoded by the coding sequence GTGAGGGTGGTCGGACCCGAGCGGACCCGGCTGACCCAACGCGCGGCGCTCGCCAGCGTCGGCATGGCGACGCTGCTGCTGACCGCCAAGGCCTGGGCTGCGATCGCCACCGATTCGACGGCGATGCTCGGAAGCCTCGCCGACACCGCGCTCGACCTCGTCGCCAGCCTGGTCACGCTTGCCGGGGTGCGCATCGCCGCGCTCCCGGCCGATCACGACCATCGCTTCGGCCATGGCAAGGCGGAAGCCCTGGTCGCGCTCGGCCAGGTCGTGCTGATCGCCGCTAGCGCGCTCGGGATCGGTTGGCGCGCGGTCGACCGGCTGCTCAACGGTGCGCCCACCGCCAATGCCGAGCTCGGGATCACCGTGTCGGTCGCGGCGATCCTCGCGACGCTGCTGCTCCTCACCTATCAGAAGAGGGTCATCGCGCGGACCGGCTCGATCGCCATCCAGACCGACAACCTCCACTACAAGTCCGACCTGCTGCTCAACTCGGCGGTCATCGTGGCGCTGATCGTCGACCAGTATCTGAGGGTGCGTGGCGCCGACGCTGCCTTCGGCATCGGCATCGCGCTGTTCCTGCTCTGGGGTGCGTGGCAAGCGGCCGGCGAGAGCGTCAACCAGCTGATGGATGCCGAATGGCCGCTCGAGAAAAGGGAAGCCTTCCTCGCGGCCTGCGCCGACTATCCCGAGCTCAAGGGAATGCATGACGTCCGGACCCGTACGTCGGGAGTCCACGACTTCATCCAGTTCCACGTCTGGGTGCCCGAGGAATGGTCGGTGCGTCAGGCGCACGACAGGCTCGACCGGGTCGAGGAGGACCTTCAGCGGCGTTTCCCCGGGACCGAGATCTTCCTTCATCTCGACCCCGAAGGACATACCGATCGCGAGGGCATGCTGCCCCACGAGATCACGGAGCGGCGATGA
- a CDS encoding NUDIX domain-containing protein, translating into MPQQRSAGILLYRWRASALEVLLGHPGGPYWARKDVGAWMVPKGAVEPGEQASEAAVREFEEEVGPLPPGKPVPLMTVRQNGGKLVEVFALEGNFDPLALSSNEFELEWPPRSGRIKRFPELDKVRWMGMAEARRRILASQQPLLAALEEQLAGPPRDGEEQGPGQR; encoded by the coding sequence ATGCCGCAGCAGCGCAGCGCCGGAATCCTTCTCTACCGTTGGCGCGCGTCGGCTCTCGAGGTTCTGCTCGGCCACCCCGGCGGCCCCTATTGGGCGCGCAAGGACGTCGGCGCCTGGATGGTTCCCAAGGGCGCGGTCGAGCCGGGCGAGCAGGCCAGCGAAGCCGCCGTTCGCGAGTTCGAGGAAGAGGTCGGTCCCCTCCCGCCGGGAAAGCCGGTTCCGCTCATGACCGTCCGGCAGAACGGCGGCAAGCTGGTCGAAGTCTTCGCGCTCGAGGGGAACTTCGATCCGCTCGCGCTGTCGAGCAACGAGTTCGAGCTCGAATGGCCGCCGCGCTCGGGCCGGATCAAGCGCTTTCCCGAACTCGACAAGGTGCGGTGGATGGGGATGGCGGAAGCCAGGCGTCGCATCCTTGCAAGCCAGCAGCCGCTACTCGCCGCCCTCGAGGAGCAGCTAGCGGGACCGCCGCGCGACGGCGAAGAGCAGGGCCCCGGCCAGCGCTAG
- a CDS encoding YihY/virulence factor BrkB family protein produces the protein MQDISPQSPEARRKRLAAIQARFGSRVVERFKPGTKPFEVAKRVAVGVYNDGFIHAGNLAYLSLLSMFPFFILAAAVAQLLGSSDGAQAAVFNVLRSLPPSIASVLSGPVTEVLTARQGPLLWFGAIVGLWTASGFIETIRDILRRAYGVKYTAPFWEYRLISAMFMLGLVLLLMTSLAMTVALSSIEAFIVAKLPGLAELENTLTLVRIVPALALYLTVYLVFVVLTPSRYRKRGCRKWPGALLVTSWWIATATLLPAAIGLAGGYDLTYGSLAGVMIALLFFFIVGLGVVMGAELNAGLAETDPVALEGEHYSGPHAETLEVEAPDPEEKVTAKPVQGKEVA, from the coding sequence ATGCAGGACATTTCCCCCCAGAGTCCCGAGGCCCGGCGCAAGCGGCTGGCCGCGATCCAGGCCCGCTTCGGGTCGCGGGTCGTGGAACGCTTCAAGCCGGGCACCAAGCCGTTCGAGGTCGCCAAGCGGGTCGCGGTCGGGGTCTATAACGACGGTTTCATCCACGCCGGCAACCTCGCCTACCTCAGCCTCCTGTCGATGTTCCCCTTCTTCATCCTGGCGGCGGCGGTAGCGCAGCTCCTGGGATCGTCGGACGGCGCGCAGGCCGCAGTGTTCAACGTGCTGCGCTCGCTTCCGCCGAGCATCGCCTCGGTGCTGAGCGGACCGGTCACCGAGGTGCTGACCGCACGCCAGGGACCGCTCCTGTGGTTCGGCGCGATCGTCGGGCTGTGGACCGCGTCGGGCTTCATCGAGACCATCCGCGACATCCTGCGCCGGGCCTATGGGGTCAAATATACCGCTCCTTTCTGGGAGTACCGGCTGATCTCGGCGATGTTCATGCTCGGACTGGTCCTCTTGCTGATGACCTCGCTTGCGATGACCGTCGCGCTGAGCTCGATCGAGGCGTTCATCGTCGCCAAGCTGCCCGGACTGGCCGAGCTCGAGAACACGTTGACGCTGGTCCGGATCGTGCCCGCGCTGGCGCTCTACCTCACCGTCTACCTCGTGTTCGTCGTCCTGACCCCGTCCCGTTATCGCAAGCGGGGATGCCGCAAGTGGCCGGGGGCGCTGCTGGTGACCAGCTGGTGGATCGCCACCGCGACCCTGCTCCCCGCCGCGATCGGCCTCGCCGGGGGCTATGACCTGACCTACGGAAGCCTTGCCGGGGTGATGATCGCATTGCTCTTCTTCTTCATCGTGGGCCTGGGCGTGGTGATGGGGGCCGAGCTCAATGCCGGGCTGGCGGAGACCGACCCGGTGGCGCTAGAGGGCGAGCATTATTCCGGACCGCACGCCGAGACTCTCGAGGTCGAGGCCCCCGATCCGGAGGAGAAAGTGACGGCCAAGCCGGTGCAGGGGAAAGAAGTCGCATGA
- the pdxH gene encoding pyridoxamine 5'-phosphate oxidase: protein MPTDPFALFAEWMALARESEVNDPDAMALATATPDGRPSVRIVLMRRYGPEGFGFFTNLESDKGRQIAANPFGALAIHWKSLRKQVRAEGRLEQVAAADADDYFASRSRDSRIGAWASDQSRPLDSRETFIDRIEAVRTRFEGGDVPRPPHWSGFRLVPDRIEFWEDGEFRLHHRRLFTRSGEGWSEGLLYP, encoded by the coding sequence ATGCCGACCGACCCCTTCGCGCTGTTCGCCGAGTGGATGGCCCTCGCCCGCGAGAGCGAGGTCAACGATCCCGATGCGATGGCCCTTGCCACCGCGACTCCAGACGGCCGGCCATCGGTCCGGATCGTCCTGATGCGCCGCTACGGGCCGGAAGGCTTCGGCTTCTTCACCAATCTCGAGAGCGACAAGGGGCGGCAGATCGCCGCCAACCCGTTCGGCGCGCTCGCTATCCACTGGAAGAGCCTGCGCAAGCAGGTTCGCGCCGAGGGGCGGCTCGAGCAGGTCGCCGCGGCCGACGCCGACGACTATTTCGCCAGCCGCTCGCGCGACAGCCGGATCGGCGCCTGGGCGAGCGACCAGTCGCGTCCGCTCGACTCGCGGGAGACCTTCATCGACCGGATCGAGGCGGTGCGCACGCGCTTCGAGGGCGGCGACGTGCCGCGTCCGCCGCACTGGTCGGGCTTCCGCCTGGTTCCCGACCGCATCGAATTCTGGGAAGACGGCGAGTTCAGGCTCCACCACCGCCGGCTGTTCACCCGCTCCGGCGAGGGCTGGAGCGAAGGGCTGCTCTACCCGTGA
- a CDS encoding TonB-dependent receptor domain-containing protein: protein MSLSSSSTFRAAAFLTALLAGTSALAQDAQPAPAPAAPKASRPGQPIVVTGSRPQVIDAPDRLSFNVANDLGAQTGSLADALRNVPGVEVDLEGKVSLRGDQGVTILVDGRPSGMLRGEGRGDALLSMPANQIERVEVITNPSAAVSPEGSGGVINLITKKQRQAGTSGTVRANIGAKGRGSLSVNATNSKPGLNISAEAGYRRFTNEIEVSQERERILPGGGLLLSRQESEFENVAQAFNSRITVEKDLDKTNRLTGEIGYRRAEITSDREELYVGNGVEPSFTRVGDQDMEQRVLSLRSSWRKTLPGKDHAFSVDLERDQGGMNRVIRSVTSGASVPTGFERIENDIDRRETRLKADYKKPLGKEGRSLNLGYEYERGYADLDFSGARGPSEGGLVVQPGLTNRFIYRQDVHAAYATLQLNSGKWEFQPGLRLEQVKLDLDQRTDGTRYDQDYLRLYPTIHVGRALSDRTKLRASYSRRIQRPGPLELNPYTFYLDPRNIRRGNPELKPEITDAFEVALQYRKDATFLSLTPFYRRSKDGFSEIVELLPDGTLLTTRANLGKGERLGVDAIVNGRLSKKLTYNLSGTLQRWTIDADGSGGNFAEVSDVVASARGSITWQPSAEDYVQLSATSPGKQLIAQGYRKLGGIVNLGYRRKINDKLSLLVTGQDVLGTARQKVVIRTPSLRDELDFKVNSRALFLGLTYNFGGSSAKKRPEGFDFDPSATSVGQ from the coding sequence ATGAGTTTATCGTCTTCCTCCACCTTCCGGGCCGCCGCCTTCCTGACCGCGCTGCTGGCGGGCACCTCGGCCCTCGCCCAGGATGCGCAACCGGCCCCTGCGCCGGCTGCCCCCAAGGCATCGCGGCCGGGTCAGCCGATCGTCGTCACCGGCAGCCGTCCGCAGGTGATCGACGCGCCCGACCGGTTGAGTTTCAACGTCGCCAACGACCTTGGCGCGCAGACCGGAAGCCTGGCGGACGCGCTGCGCAACGTGCCGGGGGTGGAGGTCGACCTCGAGGGCAAGGTCAGCCTGCGCGGAGACCAGGGGGTCACCATCCTCGTCGACGGGCGGCCTTCGGGAATGCTGAGGGGTGAAGGCCGGGGCGACGCCCTGCTGTCGATGCCGGCCAACCAGATCGAGCGCGTCGAGGTCATCACCAACCCGTCGGCGGCGGTGAGCCCCGAAGGGTCGGGCGGGGTCATCAACCTCATCACCAAGAAGCAGCGGCAGGCAGGCACTTCGGGGACGGTGCGGGCAAACATCGGCGCGAAGGGGCGCGGAAGCCTCTCGGTCAATGCCACCAACAGCAAGCCGGGCCTCAACATCTCGGCGGAGGCCGGGTACCGCCGCTTCACCAACGAGATCGAGGTCAGCCAGGAACGCGAGCGGATCCTGCCCGGCGGCGGGCTTCTGCTCAGCCGACAGGAATCGGAGTTCGAGAATGTCGCGCAGGCATTCAACAGCCGGATCACGGTCGAGAAGGATCTCGACAAGACCAATCGGCTGACCGGCGAGATCGGCTATCGCCGCGCCGAGATCACTTCCGACCGCGAGGAGCTCTACGTCGGCAACGGGGTCGAGCCGAGCTTCACCCGTGTGGGCGACCAGGACATGGAGCAGCGCGTCCTCAGCCTGCGCTCGTCGTGGCGCAAGACGCTGCCGGGCAAGGACCATGCGTTCAGTGTCGACCTCGAGCGCGACCAGGGCGGCATGAACCGGGTGATCAGGAGCGTGACTTCGGGCGCTTCGGTGCCGACCGGCTTCGAGCGGATCGAGAATGACATCGATCGCAGGGAAACCCGGCTGAAGGCCGACTATAAGAAGCCGCTCGGCAAGGAAGGCCGCTCGCTCAACCTCGGCTACGAATATGAGCGCGGCTATGCGGACCTCGACTTCAGCGGCGCTCGCGGACCGAGCGAAGGCGGACTGGTGGTCCAGCCGGGACTGACCAACCGCTTCATCTACCGGCAGGACGTGCACGCGGCCTACGCCACGCTCCAGCTCAACAGCGGCAAGTGGGAGTTCCAGCCGGGGCTCCGGCTCGAGCAGGTCAAGCTCGATCTCGACCAGCGCACCGACGGGACCCGCTACGACCAGGATTATCTGCGGCTCTACCCCACCATCCACGTCGGACGGGCGCTGAGCGATCGGACCAAGCTTCGCGCGAGCTACAGCCGGCGCATCCAGCGGCCGGGTCCGCTGGAGCTCAACCCCTACACCTTCTACCTCGACCCGCGGAACATCCGGCGCGGCAATCCCGAGCTGAAGCCCGAGATCACCGATGCCTTCGAGGTCGCACTGCAATATCGCAAGGACGCGACCTTCCTGTCGCTGACGCCCTTCTACCGGCGGTCGAAGGACGGGTTCAGCGAGATCGTCGAGCTGCTCCCGGACGGCACCCTGCTCACCACCCGCGCCAACCTGGGCAAGGGCGAGCGGCTGGGCGTGGACGCGATCGTCAACGGCCGGCTCAGCAAGAAGCTGACCTACAACCTTTCGGGCACGCTGCAGCGCTGGACGATCGATGCGGACGGAAGCGGCGGAAACTTCGCCGAGGTCAGCGACGTGGTCGCCTCGGCGCGTGGCAGCATCACCTGGCAGCCGTCGGCGGAGGATTATGTGCAATTGAGCGCGACCTCGCCGGGCAAGCAGCTGATCGCCCAGGGTTATCGCAAGCTCGGCGGCATCGTGAACCTTGGCTACCGACGCAAGATCAACGACAAGTTGTCGCTGCTGGTGACCGGGCAGGACGTCCTCGGAACCGCTCGGCAGAAGGTCGTGATCCGCACGCCGAGCCTCCGCGACGAGCTCGACTTCAAGGTCAACTCGCGCGCGCTGTTCCTCGGCCTGACCTACAATTTCGGCGGCAGCAGCGCGAAGAAGCGGCCCGAAGGGTTCGACTTCGATCCGAGCGCGACGAGCGTCGGGCAGTAG